A genomic segment from Pseudosulfitobacter sp. DSM 107133 encodes:
- a CDS encoding GntR family transcriptional regulator produces the protein MTTAFRNWQAVQQEVLRRIHAREWAPGDLIPNEADLAAEFGCARATVNRALRAVAEAGLLDRKRKAGTRVALQPVARATLSIAVIRQEVEDKGGRYGYSLLERALMPPPARVRAALMTRDSALLHVRALHFSDDTPYALEDRWINPQGAPGVLDQSFDTTSANEWLLEHTPYTRGDIALSAHNASRSEAHELGCLEGAALFAVTRNTWNGATAVTRVRLLFAPGHMMQADL, from the coding sequence GTGACAACAGCCTTTCGCAACTGGCAAGCGGTGCAACAAGAGGTGCTGCGCCGCATTCATGCCCGCGAATGGGCGCCGGGCGATCTGATCCCGAACGAGGCCGATCTGGCCGCCGAATTCGGCTGCGCCCGCGCCACGGTCAACCGCGCACTGCGGGCGGTGGCCGAGGCCGGTCTGCTGGACCGCAAGCGCAAGGCAGGCACACGCGTGGCGCTGCAACCGGTGGCGCGGGCCACCCTGTCGATTGCGGTGATCCGCCAGGAGGTCGAAGACAAGGGCGGGCGCTATGGTTATAGCCTGCTGGAACGCGCGCTGATGCCCCCGCCTGCCCGCGTGCGCGCCGCGCTCATGACGCGCGACAGTGCCCTGCTGCATGTGCGCGCGCTGCATTTTTCCGACGACACCCCCTATGCGCTGGAAGACCGCTGGATCAATCCGCAGGGGGCGCCGGGGGTGTTGGACCAGTCGTTTGACACCACCAGCGCGAACGAATGGCTGCTGGAACACACGCCCTATACCCGTGGCGACATCGCCCTGTCGGCGCACAACGCCAGCCGCTCCGAAGCGCATGAGCTGGGATGTCTTGAAGGGGCGGCCCTGTTTGCCGTGACGCGCAACACCTGGAACGGTGCAACCGCCGTCACCCGCGTGCGGCTGCTGTTTGCACCGGGTCATATGATGCAGGCGGATTTGTAG